In a genomic window of Nothobranchius furzeri strain GRZ-AD chromosome 14, NfurGRZ-RIMD1, whole genome shotgun sequence:
- the slc5a3b gene encoding sodium/myo-inositol cotransporter: MHTGLEVVDIAVVAMYFVLVLAIGLFAMWKANRSTVSGYFLAGRSMTWIVIGASLFVSNIGSEHFIGLAGSGAASGYAVGAWEFNALLLLQLLGWVFVPVYIHSGVYTMPAYLSKRFGGNRLKVYFACLSVLLYIFTKLSVDLYAGALFIQESLGWNLYLSIVLLISMTALLTVTGGLVAVLYTDTLQAVLMIGGALTLTIMSLVKVGGLEGVRTKYMQAIPNVTAIMASGNFTYSPSCRIEPKPNSLRILRGPLDEDIPWPGFILGQTPASIWYWCADQVIVQRVLAAKNIAHAKCSTLMAGFLKILPMFVIVIPGMISRIMFADEIACIGPEHCMSVCGSTAGCSNIAYPRLVMAVMPVGLRGLMMAVMIAALMSDLDSIFNSASTIFTLDIYQTVRKRASQRELLIVGRTFVVFMVAISIAWVPVIIEMQGGQTYLYIQEVAGYLTPPIAALFLLGLFWKRCNETGAFWGGMTGFTLGTLRLILAFIYRQPPCDQPDDRPSFIIHVHYMYFAAGLFWTSGLVAVVVSLCTSPPSDEQIRTTTIVGLRKLKKIPPTDRDEMYRLAEKSQCNGAGSLYKEMPLNVKKERCLDGAEAKLLVPNTDHDPATPSTETTPASTPAEQHSLRTMEMNKAEKGCHRKEDKTPCIRLLDCFCGYKEEPSAPQTVTQEDERVIAKMLYEPPRVKILLNIALVLVCSVGIFMFIYFSL, from the coding sequence ATGCATACTGGATTGGAAGTAGTGGACATTGCAGTGGTAGCCATGTATTTTGTCCTGGTGCTAGCCATTGGGCTTTTTGCCATGTGGAAAGCCAATCGCAGCACCGTAAGCGGGTACTTCCTGGCTGGACGCTCCATGACGTGGATAGTGATAGGTGCATCACTGTTCGTCAGCAACATTGGCAGCGAACATTTCATCGGCCTAGCCGGGTCGGGAGCAGCGAGCGGCTATGCAGTAGGAGCTTGGGAATTCAATGCTCTTCTACTGCTGCAGCTGCTTGGATGGGTGTTCGTCCCTGTATACATCCACTCAGGAGTCTACACCATGCCAGCCTACCTGTCAAAACGCTTTGGTGGAAACAGACTGAAGGTTTACTTTGCTTGCCTGTCTGTGCTGCTTTACATTTTTACCAAACTCTCTGTGGACCTCTATGCTGGTGCTCTCTTCATTCAGGAGTCCTTGGGGTGGAATCTGTATCTTTCAATTGTTCTACTCATCAGTATGACTGCTCTGCTCACTGTCACTGGTGGGTTGGTGGCAGTGCTCTACACAGATACCCTTCAGGCAGTGTTGATGATTGGTggagccctaaccctaaccatcatGAGCCTAGTCAAAGTGGGTGGGCTAGAGGGTGTCAGAACCAAGTACATGCAAGCCATTCCTAATGTCACTGCCATCATGGCTTCTGGAAACTTCACTTATTCACCTTCTTGTCGCATAGAGCCTAAACCAAACTCGCTACGTATTCTTCGCGGCCCCCTGGACGAAGACATCCCATGGCCAGGTTTCATTCTAGGCCAGACCCCTGCATCCATTTGGTACTGGTGTGCAGACCAAGTCATTGTTCAGAGAGTATTGGCCGCAAAGAACATTGCTCACGCGAAGTGCTCAACACTCATGGCTGGGTTTCTGAAGATCCTGCCCATGTTTGTGATAGTGATTCCAGGAATGATCTCCCGCATCATGTTTGCAGATGAGATTGCCTGCATCGGACCAGAGCACTGCATGTCTGTGTGCGGTTCTACGGCTGGCTGTTCAAATATCGCCTACCCACGCCTGGTCATGGCAGTAATGCCCGTGGGACTCAGAGGTCTGATGATGGCAGTTATGATTGCTGCTCTGATGAGTGACCTCGACTCCATCTTCAACAGTGCAAGCACCATCTTCACCCTGGACATCTACCAAACCGTTCGGAAGAGGGCTTCTCAACGAGAGTTGTTGATTGTGGGACGCACGTTTGTTGTGTTTATGGTGGCAATCAGCATCGCCTGGGTTCCTGTTATCATTGAGATGCAAGGAGGACAGACATACCTCTACATCCAGGAAGTTGCTGGCTATCTAACTCCACCAATCGCTGCCCTTTTCCTGCTTGGTTTGTTCTGGAAGCGGTGCAATGAAACAGGTGCCTTTTGGGGAGGAATGACCGGTTTCACACTCGGGACTCTACGACTGATCCTAGCGTTCATCTACCGTCAGCCTCCCTGTGACCAGCCAGACGACAGGCCCTCCTTCATCATTCACGTTCACTACATGTATTTTGCTGCTGGGCTGTTCTGGACTTCAGGGCTGGTGGCAGTAGTGGTCAGTCTCTGTACCTCTCCGCCAAGTGATGAGCAGATTCGTACCACTACAATCGTGGGTCTCCGCAAGCTCAAAAAGATTCCTCCAACGGATCGAGATGAAATGTATCGACTGGCTGAGAAGAGCCAGTGCAATGGTGCAGGCAGCCTCTATAAAGAGATGCCTCTCAATGTCAAAAAGGAGAGGTGCTTAGATGGTGCCGAAGccaaacttctggtcccaaacacaGATCACGACCCTGCAACCCCCAGCACAGAAACCACCCCTGCCAGCACCCCTGCTGAACAACACAGTCTTAGAACAATGGAGATGAATAAAGCAGAGAAAGGCTGCCACAGGAAAGAGGACAAAACCCCTTGCATTCGTTTACTTGACTGTTTTTGTGGGTATAAAGAAGAACCAAGTGCTCCACAGACAGTGACACAAGAAGATGAGAGAGTCATTGCAAAGATGCTGTACGAGCCACCCAGAGTTAAAATTCTCCTCAACATTGCCCTGGTGTTGGTCTGCTCTGTGGGCATTTTCATGTTCATTTATTTCTCATTGTAG